The Desulfuromonas versatilis genome has a segment encoding these proteins:
- the tssG gene encoding type VI secretion system baseplate subunit TssG, protein MGTAAWGKFPALIRDLLEHPAAYDFYQAVRLVEVCSGGERRGPRGLQGPIRMRPAPETCFPAADIRRSFVDEQGRINFELNFMGLYGVDAPLPHYFIEAVAAEDEAGQVLRAFLDVFNRRLYELLYLAWKKFHLPVSGDGQSTLYQSYLAALSGQANLSDAGEEPAYAGLLGSRVKNAAGLAGLLGEFLQCPVQVRQHVPCWVELDSTASLGGGEPLVLGENSLLGERVLDLSRKIAVVVGPVSLEKAAELLPGQQRAAELGELIRQYLDPTLLFDVELLIQAGAGNGLRLGGQEAILGWTACLGVPGAAVNKIHLPGSSFKPSTSLRRPETNRAGLSRVA, encoded by the coding sequence TGGGGAAAATTTCCCGCTCTGATCCGCGACCTGCTGGAGCATCCCGCCGCTTACGACTTTTACCAGGCAGTGCGCCTGGTCGAGGTCTGCAGCGGTGGTGAACGCCGCGGCCCCCGCGGTCTGCAGGGGCCGATCCGGATGCGCCCGGCGCCGGAGACGTGTTTTCCGGCCGCCGACATCCGCCGCAGCTTCGTCGACGAGCAGGGGCGGATCAATTTCGAGCTCAATTTCATGGGGCTCTACGGGGTGGATGCCCCCCTGCCCCATTATTTCATCGAGGCGGTAGCCGCCGAGGACGAGGCGGGCCAGGTGCTGCGGGCGTTTCTCGACGTGTTCAACCGCCGGCTCTACGAACTGCTCTACCTGGCCTGGAAAAAGTTCCACCTGCCGGTCAGCGGCGACGGCCAGAGCACCCTGTACCAGAGCTACCTGGCGGCGCTCAGTGGTCAGGCGAACCTGTCCGACGCAGGTGAAGAGCCGGCCTACGCCGGGCTGCTGGGGAGCCGGGTGAAGAATGCCGCCGGCCTGGCCGGGCTGCTCGGCGAGTTTCTGCAGTGTCCGGTGCAGGTGCGGCAGCACGTTCCCTGCTGGGTCGAGTTGGACAGCACCGCCTCATTGGGAGGCGGGGAGCCGCTGGTGCTCGGCGAGAACAGCCTTCTGGGCGAGCGGGTTCTCGACCTCAGCCGCAAAATCGCCGTGGTGGTCGGGCCGGTGTCGTTGGAAAAGGCCGCGGAGCTGCTGCCGGGGCAACAGCGGGCCGCCGAGCTCGGCGAGCTGATCCGCCAGTATCTCGACCCGACCCTGCTGTTCGATGTCGAGCTGCTGATTCAGGCCGGCGCCGGAAACGGCCTGCGCCTGGGCGGCCAGGAGGCGATCCTCGGCTGGACCGCCTGCCTCGGCGTCCCTGGGGCGGCGGTGAACAAGATCCACCTGCCCGGCAGCAGCTTCAAGCCGAGCACCTCACTCCGCAGGCCCGAAACGAACCGGGCTGGGCTGTCGCGGGTGGCCTGA